A window of the Pyrodictium abyssi genome harbors these coding sequences:
- the hypE gene encoding hydrogenase expression/formation protein HypE has translation MTWYVRLWKFITLAHGSGGKETEELVKNLIVHSVPPELWKVEGGTGLDILDDAALIPAGENRYIAVTVDTYTVKPIFFPGGDLGRLAASGTINDLLMVGARPLAVLDGVVVEEGFPIEDFKKVMESFIRTLAEERVALVGGDFKVMPKGQLDGIVIASMGIGMVEGKPIVDTEIRPGDKIIVSGYLGDHGAAILAAQQSIGVDLGVESDVKPLTGLMLPLLERYRGSIHGAGDPTRGGLAMLLNNWAEKTKTVIVVDESRTPVRPQVREYAEMLGVDPFSLASEGAAVLAVEPSKAEEIVEYMHSLGFKEAAIIGEVYEPKDPRHAGRVLLKSVTGGVRILEPPSGELVPRIC, from the coding sequence ATGACGTGGTATGTCCGCCTATGGAAGTTCATAACTCTAGCCCACGGCTCGGGCGGTAAAGAGACGGAAGAGCTTGTAAAGAACCTCATCGTCCATAGCGTGCCTCCGGAGCTGTGGAAAGTCGAGGGCGGCACAGGGCTCGATATACTGGATGACGCGGCCCTAATACCTGCTGGCGAGAACCGCTACATAGCTGTGACTGTTGACACCTATACTGTTAAGCCGATATTCTTCCCTGGCGGCGACCTTGGCAGACTCGCTGCCTCTGGCACGATAAACGACCTCCTAATGGTTGGCGCCAGGCCCCTAGCAGTGCTCGACGGGGTCGTGGTAGAGGAGGGGTTCCCGATAGAGGACTTCAAGAAGGTAATGGAGAGCTTTATACGCACCCTAGCAGAGGAGAGAGTCGCGCTCGTAGGCGGCGACTTCAAGGTTATGCCTAAAGGCCAGCTAGACGGCATAGTAATAGCCTCGATGGGCATAGGTATGGTGGAGGGTAAGCCCATAGTCGACACCGAGATACGGCCTGGCGACAAGATAATCGTCTCCGGCTACCTAGGAGACCACGGCGCGGCCATCCTAGCGGCACAACAGTCGATAGGAGTAGACCTGGGGGTAGAAAGCGACGTTAAGCCGCTCACCGGGCTGATGCTCCCGCTGCTAGAGAGGTACCGCGGCAGCATACACGGGGCCGGCGACCCGACACGCGGCGGGCTAGCAATGCTGCTCAACAACTGGGCCGAGAAGACCAAGACCGTAATAGTGGTAGACGAGTCTAGGACGCCGGTCCGGCCCCAGGTACGAGAGTACGCCGAGATGCTCGGCGTAGACCCCTTCAGCCTAGCAAGCGAGGGCGCCGCGGTACTAGCCGTGGAGCCCTCAAAGGCCGAGGAGATAGTCGAGTACATGCATAGCCTGGGATTCAAAGAAGCCGCGATAATAGGCGAGGTCTACGAGCCCAAGGACCCCAGGCACGCTGGCAGAGTACTCCTCAAGAGCGTGACCGGCGGGGTCCGCATACTAGAGCCTCCTAGCGGCGAGCTAGTCCCACGCATATGCTAG
- the hypC gene encoding HypC/HybG/HupF family hydrogenase formation chaperone → MCLGIPAEVKEVKGHIAVVDFGDGVLREIDVGALEDLKPGDLVIVHAGVAIEKIDEERAKEMIQVIEEFISDLERKAEEIEKLLGLEKTE, encoded by the coding sequence ATGTGTTTGGGTATACCCGCAGAGGTAAAGGAGGTAAAAGGCCACATAGCCGTAGTGGATTTCGGCGACGGAGTCCTCCGCGAGATAGACGTCGGTGCCCTAGAGGACCTAAAGCCCGGCGACCTAGTTATAGTCCACGCCGGGGTAGCCATAGAGAAGATAGACGAGGAACGGGCAAAAGAAATGATACAGGTTATTGAGGAGTTCATATCAGATCTAGAGAGGAAAGCAGAGGAGATAGAGAAGCTGCTAGGCCTCGAGAAGACAGAGTAA
- the hypD gene encoding hydrogenase formation protein HypD, whose protein sequence is MQAEQQPARSHLLKLLEEKLRDRELAYKVVEKIHKLAPVAARRVGQTPIKIMDFCGTHEYTVTHYGIRSLMPPEIEIVAGPGCPVCITPAYYIDVAVKLSLEGIRVYTYGDAYRLPGSGRRGRDIRSLEEARAAGGDVVVVYSVLDAIRMARRDRKPSMFLAVGFETTIPATASPVVAGAVPENLKIMNIHRLTPPIMRYTFETHRDNPIRGVIAPGHVSTIVGARAWKFVVDEYGIPTVVAGFEPIDVLLAILEILRQHIEGKPRLVNEYSRVVKWEGNTRAQKLIMECCEEVDAAWRGIGFVPRSGLAFRDKYRNVDAFHEYGIKELTPEEWRYDLPPGCRCAEVTLGIAKPTDCPLFMKTCTPGTPYGPCMVSSEGACAVWARFGGGGLAEEIARSLNII, encoded by the coding sequence TTGCAAGCTGAGCAGCAGCCTGCACGGTCGCACCTCCTCAAGCTGCTCGAGGAGAAACTACGGGACCGAGAGCTTGCGTACAAAGTCGTTGAGAAGATCCATAAGCTAGCACCGGTAGCTGCTAGACGCGTAGGCCAGACACCTATAAAGATAATGGACTTCTGTGGCACGCACGAGTACACGGTTACGCACTACGGTATCCGGAGCCTAATGCCCCCTGAGATAGAGATAGTAGCGGGCCCCGGCTGCCCTGTCTGCATAACCCCCGCCTACTACATCGACGTCGCGGTCAAGCTGAGCCTAGAGGGGATAAGGGTATACACATACGGCGACGCCTACCGGCTCCCTGGCTCCGGGCGGAGGGGCCGCGACATAAGAAGCCTAGAAGAGGCCCGCGCGGCAGGAGGCGACGTCGTAGTAGTATACAGTGTGCTAGACGCGATCAGGATGGCGCGCCGCGATAGGAAACCCAGCATGTTCCTCGCCGTGGGCTTCGAGACGACAATACCTGCCACGGCCAGCCCTGTCGTGGCGGGCGCAGTGCCCGAGAACCTCAAGATAATGAACATACACCGGCTAACACCCCCGATAATGAGGTACACTTTTGAAACTCACCGCGACAACCCGATACGCGGCGTCATAGCGCCGGGGCACGTCTCCACAATAGTCGGCGCAAGAGCCTGGAAGTTCGTGGTAGACGAGTACGGCATACCCACGGTCGTGGCGGGGTTCGAGCCGATAGATGTGCTTCTAGCCATACTGGAGATACTACGCCAGCATATAGAGGGCAAACCGAGACTAGTCAACGAGTACAGTAGGGTAGTGAAATGGGAGGGCAATACGCGTGCCCAGAAGCTGATAATGGAGTGCTGTGAGGAGGTGGACGCCGCGTGGCGCGGCATAGGCTTCGTGCCGCGTAGCGGCCTCGCCTTCCGCGACAAGTACAGAAACGTGGACGCATTCCACGAGTACGGCATAAAGGAGCTCACGCCCGAGGAGTGGCGCTACGACCTCCCGCCAGGCTGCCGCTGTGCAGAGGTAACACTAGGCATAGCTAAGCCTACAGACTGCCCACTGTTCATGAAGACGTGTACCCCCGGAACCCCCTACGGGCCATGCATGGTCAGTAGCGAGGGCGCATGCGCGGTCTGGGCGCGGTTCGGCGGAGGCGGTCTGGCCGAGGAGATAGCACGCAGCCTCAACATAATCTAG
- a CDS encoding MBL fold metallo-hydrolase, whose protein sequence is MSGWDCIDYSGGVRICRGDFAVNTLVYGDRLAVDPSRVLSPVRAVLITHGHVDHFRYATPLREKGAAVYAPRFCAPLVEEPRINYMATMGWAAGFEERYITPYFVGKGTRVDVLVEQGSLEAGGVHVNAIPTPGHTPGHTAYLVEAGGTVFLVAGDTVYGEEYLQDNPVLYHTDTLRWLESLDRLEELDFDVLVPGHGHPVEAREARRVIKRNREKVREMLSLVESVLGEEPLSGDEVIELLLEATGLARSRRAYSIYMPSVRALLNALTALGRARRNIVKGVPKWRKP, encoded by the coding sequence ATGAGCGGCTGGGACTGCATAGACTATAGCGGCGGTGTAAGGATATGCAGAGGAGACTTCGCGGTGAATACGCTAGTATACGGCGACAGGCTAGCCGTGGACCCATCGCGCGTACTGAGCCCCGTTAGGGCGGTGCTAATAACGCATGGCCATGTAGACCACTTCCGTTATGCCACCCCGCTACGCGAGAAGGGTGCAGCCGTTTACGCTCCACGGTTCTGCGCCCCCTTAGTGGAGGAGCCTAGGATAAACTACATGGCTACTATGGGCTGGGCTGCCGGGTTCGAGGAGCGCTACATAACACCGTATTTCGTCGGGAAGGGGACCCGGGTAGATGTGCTAGTCGAGCAGGGCAGCCTAGAGGCCGGCGGCGTACATGTCAACGCTATACCTACTCCCGGGCATACTCCGGGCCACACCGCGTACCTCGTAGAGGCGGGCGGCACAGTGTTCCTCGTGGCCGGTGACACAGTCTATGGTGAAGAGTATCTTCAGGACAACCCTGTACTCTACCACACGGATACCCTTAGATGGCTGGAGTCACTGGATAGACTAGAAGAGCTCGACTTCGATGTCCTCGTACCAGGCCATGGTCATCCTGTTGAGGCCAGGGAGGCGCGGAGGGTCATAAAGCGTAACCGGGAGAAGGTACGCGAGATGCTCTCGCTCGTCGAGTCTGTCCTCGGTGAAGAGCCGCTCTCGGGGGACGAGGTCATAGAGCTGCTCCTAGAGGCTACGGGGCTTGCTAGGAGCAGGCGCGCCTACTCAATATACATGCCTAGTGTACGGGCCCTGCTCAACGCGCTCACAGCACTCGGCAGAGCCAGGAGGAATATCGTGAAAGGAGTGCCAAAGTGGCGGAAGCCATAG
- a CDS encoding LysE family transporter, with the protein MTARQELRGLVVKTLAITPSGALSPGPLSASAVAIGALLGPLGGFLVALGHMLFELPYVMLLVKWAERFNRVLARVEKPLNLVVAGFIVFFAYGLFRDAAAALSGTVNTGSAITVGGGVLGALLTGAVLTGFNPYFLAWWVTVGLPLVRGAAEHGVKGFTVMYASHVWMDYAWLVLLAAAGAGLSRIAGLYAALLAGLGVVLLLFAADMLARSFAGKRILPF; encoded by the coding sequence GTGACGGCTAGGCAGGAGCTCAGAGGCCTAGTGGTAAAGACCCTCGCCATAACCCCTAGCGGCGCGCTTAGCCCTGGACCGCTCTCCGCAAGCGCTGTAGCCATAGGCGCTCTTCTCGGCCCCCTTGGCGGCTTCCTGGTGGCCCTAGGGCACATGCTGTTCGAGCTACCGTACGTGATGCTGCTTGTCAAGTGGGCTGAGCGGTTCAACAGGGTGCTGGCCAGGGTGGAGAAGCCGCTCAACCTCGTAGTGGCCGGGTTCATAGTGTTCTTCGCCTACGGGCTGTTCCGCGACGCCGCGGCAGCGCTATCCGGGACGGTGAACACGGGGTCTGCGATAACCGTCGGAGGGGGCGTGCTGGGCGCGCTGCTCACCGGGGCCGTACTCACCGGGTTTAACCCCTACTTCCTGGCGTGGTGGGTGACTGTCGGCCTCCCCCTGGTACGCGGCGCCGCCGAGCACGGGGTCAAGGGCTTCACAGTAATGTATGCGAGCCATGTGTGGATGGACTACGCGTGGCTGGTGCTACTAGCTGCCGCCGGCGCGGGGCTGTCCCGGATAGCAGGGCTGTATGCTGCACTGCTAGCAGGGCTGGGGGTTGTGCTTCTGCTCTTTGCAGCCGATATGCTGGCCCGGAGCTTCGCAGGGAAGCGGATCCTCCCCTTCTAG
- the pdxT gene encoding pyridoxal 5'-phosphate synthase glutaminase subunit PdxT translates to MKVGILALQGGFYEHLHMLRRLAQETGWSIEPVLVKKPSSLRGLDAVIIPGGESTTIGVVARRVGLLDELRDLLESGLPAMGTCAGAALLAKSVRDRVVGETKQPLLAVMNIEVVRNYYGRQRESFEVDLKILALGEKPFRGVFIRAPAITKLWGRAEAIAELDGVTVAAEEDGKLALAFHPELTGDTRIHRYFLEKVKR, encoded by the coding sequence GTGAAGGTGGGTATCCTGGCTCTCCAGGGAGGCTTCTACGAGCACCTACACATGCTACGCAGGCTGGCCCAGGAGACCGGCTGGAGCATAGAGCCCGTACTGGTGAAGAAGCCTAGCAGCCTCCGCGGCCTAGACGCTGTGATAATCCCCGGCGGCGAGAGCACGACGATAGGCGTAGTAGCCCGCCGCGTCGGCCTCCTCGACGAGCTGCGCGACCTACTCGAGTCCGGGCTCCCGGCTATGGGCACGTGCGCTGGCGCAGCGCTGCTAGCTAAGAGTGTCCGGGACCGCGTCGTAGGCGAGACCAAGCAGCCGCTACTAGCGGTTATGAACATCGAGGTGGTGAGGAACTACTACGGGAGGCAGAGGGAGAGCTTCGAGGTAGACCTCAAGATACTAGCTCTAGGCGAGAAGCCCTTCCGCGGAGTCTTCATCCGCGCCCCAGCGATAACCAAGCTATGGGGCAGAGCAGAGGCCATAGCAGAGCTAGACGGTGTCACAGTCGCGGCCGAGGAGGACGGCAAGCTAGCACTAGCCTTCCACCCCGAGCTAACCGGTGACACGAGGATACACCGCTACTTCCTAGAGAAGGTCAAGCGCTAG
- the pdxS gene encoding pyridoxal 5'-phosphate synthase lyase subunit PdxS, protein MTLPPYHVGVERARLYEVGFDRIVDFFYRLAEAADRLREDGWFQYGPEKLPEYIEIPARGTLRVKYGFPVFQKGGVCMDVTNTEQAGIAEEAGAASVMVLDKLPYDVRRQGGVARMADVKVIQQVMDTVTIPVMAKVRIGHYYEAAILESIGVDMIDESEVLTPVDEKHHINKWLFKVPFVNGARNLGEALRRITEGAAMIRTKGEAGTGNVAEAVRHMKIIVKEIWSLRGMTPEERMRVAREYGVPHQLVELTARLGRLPVVNFAAGGIATPADAALMMWLGADGVFVGSGIFKSSDPRERAAAIVLATSMWDDPETVAEAQAMISEQKSMMGIDIRKLKPEELLQVRGD, encoded by the coding sequence GTGACACTACCCCCCTACCACGTAGGCGTGGAGAGAGCCCGTCTATACGAAGTCGGGTTTGACCGTATAGTGGACTTCTTCTACCGCCTAGCCGAGGCTGCTGATAGGCTCCGCGAGGACGGCTGGTTCCAGTACGGCCCAGAGAAGCTCCCAGAGTACATCGAGATACCCGCCCGCGGCACCCTCCGCGTCAAGTACGGGTTCCCCGTGTTCCAGAAGGGCGGCGTCTGCATGGACGTGACGAACACCGAGCAAGCCGGGATAGCGGAGGAGGCCGGTGCGGCCTCAGTGATGGTCCTCGACAAGCTGCCCTACGACGTCCGCCGCCAGGGCGGAGTAGCCCGCATGGCCGACGTGAAGGTGATACAGCAGGTCATGGACACAGTCACTATACCGGTCATGGCTAAGGTGCGTATAGGCCACTACTACGAAGCCGCCATACTCGAGAGCATAGGCGTAGACATGATAGACGAGAGCGAGGTACTCACGCCCGTAGACGAGAAACACCACATCAACAAGTGGCTGTTCAAGGTACCCTTCGTTAACGGCGCCCGGAACCTTGGCGAAGCCCTCCGCCGTATAACAGAAGGCGCTGCCATGATCCGTACGAAGGGCGAGGCGGGCACAGGCAACGTGGCCGAGGCGGTACGCCACATGAAGATAATCGTGAAGGAGATATGGAGCCTCCGCGGCATGACGCCGGAGGAGAGGATGCGTGTAGCCCGCGAGTATGGCGTGCCACACCAGCTAGTAGAGCTAACAGCACGGCTCGGCCGCCTCCCAGTAGTAAACTTCGCCGCCGGCGGCATAGCCACGCCAGCGGACGCTGCGCTAATGATGTGGTTGGGCGCCGACGGCGTGTTCGTCGGCTCCGGTATATTCAAGAGCAGTGACCCCAGAGAGCGCGCTGCAGCGATAGTCCTCGCCACGAGCATGTGGGATGACCCGGAGACCGTAGCAGAGGCCCAGGCGATGATAAGCGAACAGAAGAGCATGATGGGCATAGACATACGTAAGCTCAAGCCCGAGGAGCTGCTACAGGTAAGGGGCGACTAG
- a CDS encoding CBS domain-containing protein, giving the protein MTGQILPLVKDVMEARRLPIAAADLTLRKAAEVMLANRATATVTLDAEKRPSLVLSLRRLVKAVAEGTDLDKARVAEYAVTDPVVVRLDDPIDEALRIMKKEMVRFLPVVDHRNKIRGHVEPRHIAFHLWRLIPYGTATVEAKSRNMVVIDPDASLQAAAKAMDSNGVTEVFVRSGDELKILREWDFLAALAEGVNPAEARVGDYARGEAIRVPADFDARAAVELMEENDVLRLVVHDKEANADRVVTATDLAFAALNHIEKVGLRTVALVLINVEPGREQDVAAKLAEIDEVKEVLSVPGIYDLVARVEASDVDTVAEIVTRRIRGMREVRDTLTLVAIPYFRKARA; this is encoded by the coding sequence ATGACGGGGCAGATACTCCCCCTCGTCAAGGACGTCATGGAGGCTAGGAGGCTCCCCATAGCCGCTGCGGACCTAACGCTAAGAAAAGCAGCCGAGGTCATGCTAGCCAACCGCGCAACAGCAACAGTGACGCTAGACGCGGAGAAGAGGCCAAGCCTCGTCCTCAGCCTACGCCGCCTAGTCAAGGCGGTAGCCGAGGGCACCGATCTCGACAAGGCGCGTGTAGCCGAATACGCTGTCACAGACCCGGTAGTAGTCAGGCTAGACGACCCGATTGACGAGGCGCTAAGGATAATGAAGAAGGAGATGGTGCGCTTCCTGCCAGTAGTAGACCACCGCAACAAGATACGCGGCCACGTGGAGCCACGCCACATAGCCTTCCACCTATGGAGGCTCATACCCTACGGCACAGCCACCGTGGAGGCGAAGTCTAGAAACATGGTGGTGATCGACCCCGATGCGAGCCTTCAAGCCGCGGCCAAGGCCATGGACAGTAACGGCGTGACAGAGGTATTCGTGCGCAGCGGAGACGAGCTCAAAATACTCCGCGAATGGGACTTCCTAGCCGCGCTCGCGGAGGGCGTAAACCCGGCCGAGGCTAGGGTCGGCGACTACGCCCGTGGAGAAGCGATAAGGGTGCCAGCGGACTTCGATGCACGCGCTGCAGTAGAGCTGATGGAGGAGAACGACGTACTACGGCTGGTAGTCCACGATAAAGAGGCAAACGCAGACAGGGTAGTGACGGCGACGGACCTAGCCTTCGCGGCGCTAAACCACATAGAGAAGGTAGGCCTCAGGACGGTGGCGCTAGTACTGATAAACGTTGAGCCTGGCCGCGAGCAGGACGTAGCAGCCAAGCTCGCCGAGATAGACGAGGTCAAAGAGGTGCTCAGTGTACCGGGCATATACGACCTAGTAGCCAGGGTAGAGGCCAGCGATGTAGACACGGTGGCGGAGATAGTGACGCGGAGAATACGCGGCATGAGAGAGGTACGTGACACTCTAACACTGGTAGCGATACCATACTTCCGGAAGGCTAGGGCCTAG
- a CDS encoding BadF/BadG/BcrA/BcrD ATPase family protein: MLVAGVDAGASHTRALVYDTGSGGVWAGAAGPGNPVNVGAAAAGAAVREAIEDALRGTGHRAGRISVVVAGFAGLDSRILVGQLAGLIASASGYGDRLVVEHDAHIALVHATGGAPGVLVIAGTGSIAYALSPSGERIIVGDHGWLLGDEGSGFWVSRAALRKLLRVLDGREQRSCLTDAVARALGVTSGDELAYWFYLTRGRVDRIAGLALHVARAAEEGCGEARELLEQGAEELAWAAVVAARRAGLDTVYVTGSMFRSRVFRDKFRAGLEEHGLWMSSREVYPALGALMLALEKAGLREEAEAVAEDPVVLEAARGLYEEGTSASAGSAGL; encoded by the coding sequence GTGCTCGTGGCAGGGGTGGATGCAGGGGCCTCGCACACGCGGGCCCTGGTCTACGATACTGGCAGCGGCGGCGTATGGGCGGGCGCTGCTGGGCCGGGTAACCCGGTTAACGTCGGCGCGGCTGCCGCCGGGGCTGCTGTACGCGAGGCCATCGAGGATGCGCTGCGGGGCACCGGGCATAGGGCCGGGCGCATATCCGTGGTGGTGGCTGGGTTTGCGGGGCTTGACAGTAGGATTCTCGTCGGGCAGCTAGCCGGCCTTATAGCCTCGGCTAGCGGCTACGGGGATAGGCTAGTAGTTGAGCACGATGCGCACATAGCCCTGGTGCATGCTACTGGCGGCGCTCCCGGCGTCCTGGTTATAGCGGGGACAGGGAGCATAGCCTACGCGCTATCCCCGAGCGGCGAGAGGATAATCGTTGGGGACCATGGCTGGCTCCTGGGGGACGAGGGGAGCGGCTTCTGGGTCTCCCGGGCCGCTCTACGCAAGCTGCTCCGCGTGCTCGACGGCCGTGAGCAGCGTAGCTGCCTAACAGACGCTGTGGCCCGCGCCCTGGGAGTTACCAGCGGCGACGAGCTGGCGTACTGGTTCTACCTTACGCGGGGCCGCGTAGACCGCATCGCTGGCCTCGCCCTCCACGTTGCCCGCGCCGCCGAGGAGGGCTGCGGGGAGGCCCGCGAGCTGCTAGAGCAGGGCGCCGAGGAGCTAGCCTGGGCCGCCGTCGTGGCTGCCCGGAGGGCCGGCCTAGACACCGTCTACGTGACGGGCTCCATGTTCCGGAGCCGGGTCTTCCGGGACAAGTTCAGAGCGGGGCTGGAGGAGCACGGGCTGTGGATGAGCAGTAGGGAGGTCTACCCTGCTCTGGGCGCGTTGATGCTAGCCCTGGAGAAGGCAGGGCTGAGAGAGGAGGCAGAAGCCGTGGCTGAGGACCCCGTGGTCCTGGAGGCCGCGCGGGGCCTCTACGAAGAGGGGACTAGCGCATCTGCTGGGTCAGCAGGGCTGTGA
- a CDS encoding M55 family metallopeptidase codes for MAGKVFVSVDAEGLPYIVSPLQLMPGRSLFSELRIVATRLTRLAAALLVEQGYSVVVADSHGLMVNIEPQQMPRGVEVVRGFPRSLSMVAGARGSSYAVFLGYHARAGVDSVLAHSFSSRVVYRLTVNGLEASEYLFNALLLGEWGIPVGLVAGSGELGKEVEQYTPWAVWLPLSRSTGYLSSVSPSIEEVEEDLREAVKESIRRSRAGELKPLRMGWDAVEVCIEFMSPAYAETAALMPGTDRDTGRRVCYRAASVEEAYRAMEAMVYLGGFTALLTQQMR; via the coding sequence GTGGCTGGAAAAGTGTTTGTCTCTGTTGACGCGGAGGGCCTGCCCTACATAGTCTCGCCGCTCCAGCTCATGCCGGGACGTAGCCTCTTTAGCGAGCTCCGCATAGTCGCCACTAGGCTTACGCGCCTAGCAGCGGCGCTGCTGGTCGAGCAGGGCTACAGTGTAGTGGTAGCTGATAGCCACGGGCTCATGGTCAACATCGAGCCGCAGCAGATGCCGCGCGGCGTGGAGGTGGTGCGGGGGTTCCCGCGGAGCCTCTCTATGGTGGCTGGCGCCCGTGGCTCGAGCTACGCGGTGTTCCTCGGCTACCATGCCCGGGCTGGTGTGGACTCTGTGCTCGCTCATAGCTTCTCGAGTAGAGTGGTGTACAGGCTCACGGTCAACGGGCTAGAGGCGTCCGAGTACCTGTTCAACGCTCTGCTGCTAGGAGAATGGGGTATACCGGTAGGCCTCGTCGCGGGGAGCGGCGAGCTGGGCAAGGAGGTAGAGCAGTACACTCCCTGGGCGGTGTGGCTCCCCCTGTCGAGGAGCACGGGCTACCTATCATCCGTGTCGCCCTCCATCGAGGAGGTTGAGGAAGACCTGCGGGAAGCCGTTAAGGAGTCCATCCGGAGGAGCCGTGCCGGCGAGCTGAAACCGCTCCGGATGGGCTGGGACGCGGTAGAGGTATGCATAGAGTTCATGAGCCCAGCCTACGCGGAGACAGCAGCCCTCATGCCGGGCACCGACCGGGACACAGGGCGCCGGGTATGCTACCGGGCGGCCAGCGTGGAGGAGGCCTACCGGGCGATGGAGGCCATGGTGTACCTCGGCGGCTTCACAGCCCTGCTGACCCAGCAGATGCGCTAG